The segment agcagtGTTATCAGTTTGACCCATCGTACTGGGTTATGTTTTCTACACAAAACTTGggttaaaataactaatttgtTGAATTTGAGCTAATAAAAGACTGagttaagaaaaaacaactcttaTTCTGGGTTATTAGAAAATTACAACTTAGGTTGctgctagctaacagctaatagCGTCAACAAGCACCATCTAATGTTCTTTTGAGAACTCAAACTCTCTTCCTAGAGCAAAATAAAGTTATCAACAAAGCCAACCCTATTAAATAAATTCTTACATGTTGTTTTTCCCAGCTTACCTTTACTTACCGCATtctaaagcagaggtccagttGATCTGGCTTAAAATGGCGGACTGTAAAGAATAACATGGCTCATCTTTGACCCAAACCACTGGGTCAAACTTTATGACCAATATTTGGTTAACTCAGTCCAACATATGGCCCAACAGCTTTAACCTAGCAGTTACcaaaataacccagcagttttcaATGTGTAACAAGTTCCATTTTGTAACACAAGATTCACACAGAACAAATATTGCAACGAATCGAGTACGGAAAAGGTCTTCAGTGTCATAACTCAAAACCATTTCTGTAAATAATCGACAGCGGTGTAAGGGTTTATGAAACGGTGTTTGTGAGAACTGCTATGAAAGCTTTAGTATTGAAATTGtgttaaaatggctgaaatccTCTTTAGAATTGGACCTGCTCAGACTAAGCTCGACCCTTAAAAGAGAAACTGTCTGATTCTTACTGATGaagctctgactgctgtctacagCATTTAAGTAATTGGTGTTGATAACAattagacttaaaaaaaaacctatccCTTTAAAGGAAATATCAAgattgcatcattttgttcatataaaaaacacacacagagtgcaGTTATGGCTTGCTGTGGTTGGGTGTATTATGTTGCAACATGGCAGGTGTGAGTGCTTCTCCCGAACCTCCttgtgtctgtatttgtgtgtgagtgtgtgtgtctgtagaGCACTGAATGAGGGAGGAGTGCAAGAGGCTAAGCAGAGGCAGCACTGCAGTGCAGATAGATGAATGCAGTGGCCTGGGCTGAGTCAGCAGCATGTTCCCAACAGGCTCAGACTGTACGGTGCACTGTAAGGCACCTCCTCATCCACAGCCAGCCaagcaggaggagagggagCCTCTTCAAGAACAAAAGTAAATCAGAACAATGAACCCAGGCTCACACAATCAAAAGAGTGCACGCTGctttaaacatttgtctttgaGCTACCTCTCACCGGTGACAGTGATAGCATGATTTACTGCATTCTTGAGCATAGGTTTGTTGTATTTCACTTTCATGTTTTGTGCTCGGAGCTCAAAAGGTTGGTTTTAATTTATCCAAATTGATGAGTTTTCTCTTCCCAGACAACGCCACACTCTACACatcctctgttttgtttctcaccCTTTAGGTTTAGCCACAGAGACATGGATTAGGTGGGACATCTGGTGAGATCTGTCAGGGAGAATGTCCTCAGGGAATCCATGCGATCCAAATCCCGATCAAGTGTCTTGTCAAGGTGGTGGCTGCCTTTGCACACTCAGTACTCATTTTGCTTTTCTCCTTCACAACAGAAGATCACTGTGTTCACATTCATGCATGGTTGCACCGGCTTGGATTTAAGTTCCCCATCTCACAAAACCTTACTGagaaagaactttaaaaaaaatcctgcccTTTTCTTCCTGGGTTCCAGGATAGCAAATCACAATGTTACCCCTCCCACACCCCTCCCCCTCAGTTTAGGTGTTTTATCTTTGCCACTGACAGTGTCTGTAAGCATTGTAGCTGGTAACCAATCTGTTTATTCCTATGTCTCAACAAGACTGGTGGAGTTCTTCAAAAGGTTTCTTACAGCTATCTAACGCCCTCTAGTGGGACTCAAAGGAAATAACTCAATGATGTACCTTAAAATGTTTACCTGTAGTTGTGCCTAAATGTAAACTAAAGGATCACAAGTTCAAAAAACAATCATTGAGAAACAAATATAGCATAGGATCCAGAAATAGTTATTTATTGAATAATAACTATTTCTGCTGatatgaataataattattcatatCAGCAGCTAAATAATATGGATTTTCATCAGCTGTTCGTAGTTGCTCTCTGTGTGTGGTGTCTATAATAGGACCTAAATAGGTTAAAGTAGCCTGTAGGTGTCACTACTGCACTTGATTGTGTCATTATTTTGAAGGGCTGAGGCTCAATTCAACCCAGatcacattttgaaaataaaaccctcTGGTTGCttgctgttttactttattaattgGTCAATATTTGGATGCAAAAGCCATCTGAAACAATTTGAGAATATTTGCTAATGAGATAAGACTGTTTGCTATcaggatagatagatagatagatagatagatagatggatggatggatggatagatagatagatagatagatagatagatagatagatagatagatagatagatagatagatagatagatagatagatagatagatagatagatagatagatagatagatagatagatagatagatagatagatagatagatagatagatagatagatagatagcaTATAAGGAAAGTTGAACTAACACTTCGTTTCAACAATCAAAACGACCAAAGTCAAGAATATTTTTggtatatttttcatttttcatgacAGAACAGGTTTTTAGTGAGGTAGACTATAACAGGTCaaggaataaaaacattgcTCCATAAACTGGCATGTTGAAAATGACatgaaataaatacttttcaTGTATAAAGTCTTCAAAATGAGGTAGAAACTGTTACAGAGAATGTACAGGATACATCGAAAGGACATCCGAAttacaaaaataacaccaacGTTCAATTTTGACTCCACATCCTTCAAAGACTCAGAGCAACACCATGGAAAAGCAACAAGCTGCTGTGATGTGTGGGTTaatgcattttctttgtgtGGTAGCTATGGAAGAGCATTTATTTGTAGCTAAGCGCTTAAAAACTCAAAGAATCAAGGGTAAAAATGCAGTATTGTATACttaaagagacttttttttctcattctaCCCCATTTTGAGaaggtttggttttaaaagtaatgaaattctccaaaagtgacaaaaagatgtttttaaccCCCCTGAATTTCAGAAGCTGCGAGTTTTACTaagaaaagaaatcttttttttaaacatgctttttGTTGGTTTCAACTTCGGTTTGAAATCAATTCAAGATAACTGCTGATTTAAACATACTGGTGAGAAGTGAGTTCTTTATTAAGATGTTCAATAGACGTTTCCACTACAGAGGATCTACTGCAGTCAGTTTAGATTTTgatatgtaaaaatgtgtttttcaggaGTGCTATTTGTTTGACATTCTGTCAGCCAGACCGTTTTGACACCTTTACCTACACTAACACTTAACATATCATTAATTTTTCCATCAAAACCTATAAGAGAATTACATCtatacacaaagaaaataagtttCATATTTCTAAAACATCATCGATGTACATTATGGCATGTAttgtccttaaaaaaaacaacaaaaaaaaaaagaaaatctgaattaCATTCAACATCTCGGGCCTTGGTACAAAAACTTCAAGTCTCCCAGAGCAAAAACAGCTTAGGGGATAGCGTTTGCATGTGCGcgtgtattttttattacagaagGCCTTGTAAGTTCATTGGTTTCCCTGAAGTTTCAGCCACGGCTCCATTTTCTTAATCTTGCTCCATAAAGCTCGCTACCAACACCCAAAGGTCATAACATACATTCTTATTTTATCATTCTGAGGTAACAATATTCTTCCTGAGTATTCAATAACACAACGATAAATCATCCTTCTGAGAAGCTTAAGTAAAGAGATTGCATATCAAAGAAAAGAATAGTAAATCATAGCAGATAAGCAGGCAATTCTTCATAAAGAATTTCTATGTTGAGCAGAAAGTGTTAGAAGTCCTCACCCCAGAGCTCAGATCCTCCACCTGCATGCCTCCCACCCAAACTGCAACAATTACCAGCCTTCAAATGGCTCTGAGTGAAGATTTGTAGTATTCAAATCCACCATAAGTTCGgatgttttgttattaaactGTATATTCGttcatttttttgaacatttcaaaTACAAAAGGCAGACAGGATATTGCATTATGCATTTCTTCTTGAAGAACAGAAAATCTGCACATTAACCCCTCCCTTTGAAGATGACCTGATTTGTAATTTGGGGAATGCTAAATGTCcttttttgaaatgaaaataaaattttcctgtttctttttccatatttatcacaatctttgtttttttttttacatcaaaatgtccatcttttgaagcagggttctgtagaaaggtcaAAAACTATCAATATCTTATCTGCTGAAGATAGCCTTTTGAACCGAATCGGCGTGGAGAAAAAGTTCAATTCTGACCTGAATTACgaactaacagctagtctgagtggagctAAGACCAAAAAGGATCgctgatattttaaaacaactccactgTCAAAGATTTCAGAGTGGTTTATGTCTCAGTTTTGCATTTCGCAGAAATTCTGTCAAAAATATTATGACATTCCTGtcagaagtgccccaggctgctgCGACTATTTACGTTAAAATAACCTTAGAACTCCAGGTGAATGACTCTGTAATGTGAAAGTGACTGTGgtgtagttgttttaagatcaCAGCAATCCTCTTTGGCCatggtaagatattaactgttcataacttttccacggAGACCCATTTCCAAAGAACTGAACAATCATTTTAAGTTCAACGGGTGGCTTTAAGTTCACTTTACACACTCACCTAATAAGCAGCTTTGTATGTACAAagtggacaaaaagaaaaaaaacgttcaACGATAAAGGTTGAGCAGAGAAGGCTGGGCTCCACAAAAGAAATTAGATCAAGAACGAGGCAAGAAaatgacatgaaataaaaaaaaggtcaagaaTAATTTATAAAGAAACATTCATCTGTCAAGGCCAAAAAAATCACCAAGCCTTGCAGTCAGCTGTGTAGCAGTGATTGTGCTGAAGTAGCATGGTAATTTCACCATTTTCAGTTATtgcttactttctttttttttggtcagaaatGATTTTTCCAGAATATATTGCAGTCAAAGGCCTTTATAAACACGTAACGGCCAAAAGGAACTTCTTAAGCAGACACGTTTCAGTGCTGCTGCCACAGTAGCCGACTGGAAATAATAATATCCTGAGAGAAACAGAACAGACACTTGTATATTCAGACTGTCCTGATGCTATCTATATGGAGAATGGCTCAACCTAACTCCTAACACCTATCTCAACCTTAGAGGCCAACACGTCTACGAGTCTTTGGAAACACGAGTGATAAAGATGTTAAACATGCACCAGAAGTGGAGGTTTTGTTCCCTCTAGTGTTTGTCAGAGAGATTACATGTTTCATAGATAAATTCAATGTTACGCCTGAAAGTTTGTCCTTTGTTTTAAGGACTATCAGCGGCCACCAGTGGGGTCCTCCGCGCGTGTATGAGGTGCATGTATTTTCATGGACATTCTCTGCTGCTGAGGAAAGTTGTGCTCCCCTGATACACTCTCCCCTGCTAGGCCGGATGGTGGACTAAAGTCTCCTGACCCACCATAAGGAGGCGATATCAGGGGCTTTGCAGGTTTGTAGGCCTGTGGGTCTGAGGCAGAGCCACTAATATCATAGCCGTTAGCCTGCCCGTTACCTTTGCTCTGACTGTTTCCCTGACCATTGCCGTACTTTTTGTAGCGCGATCCCTccacctctgcctcctcctgcaCGTCGCCCGTCATCTCAAAGGCTTTGCGTTTCAGTGGCACTCCTGCGTCAGAGCTTCCTCCTAGGTTGTAGCCGTAGCTGCCTCCAACCACGGTAGGCCGAGGGGTCAGAGGAGTGGGAGCGCTAATTCCTGAGGGCAGGTAGGAGGCACTGGGGTGGCTGTAACCAGAGGACAGGCTGGACTGAGGGTAGCAGCCTGGTGGGTAGTTGTAGACAGGAGTGCTGGCACTGTAGCTGGACACTAGAGTAGGCGTGGCCTGCAGGGAGTGTAGAGGGGCAGGAGGAAGTGCTGTGCTGGGCTGAGGGCAGTATCCTGAGGGCAGGTAGGTGCTGTTGTAGGCCGGAGGGTATTCCTGAGATGACGGAGCATTGCAGGAGCCAGCGCCACTATAACCTGGTTCCGAGCTCAAGTTACTGCTCACTACTGTGACACTTCCTGGGGCTGGGATTCCCACTGAGGCAGACCCCACTTTGGAGCCAGTAAGTGCCTCCAGTCCAGGGTAGCATTCTATACCCTGACCTAAAGCCCAGGGCTCAGACTCAGTTTTTAGGAAAGTTCCCGACTCTGCGTAGGCACCTGCAGCAGGGCGATCATACGACAACTCCAGGCCTGAGTACTTCTCAGCGTAGCGTTTTAGGAGCGAAGAAGCAGTAAGGGCTGATATATCATCACTGGCCCAAGGATAACCCGTGGGGCCATAGCCGCGTCGAGCTGCTGTACTGTAGGGGTCTTGTTTATGGGCAGATTGGGGGGATGTGGTAGACGTGACATCTAGGTGCTGCTCAGGCCACTGAGATAAGGGGGCAGTGTGCTCCGGGGACCAGTGCATCTTCAACAGACCTgagggaaacaagaaaacaggagTTAGATCACAGAATTAGACGTGGGGAAATTCTTCCCATGAAACGACAGTTGTATACCTGTTTTCCAACACTGCTTTGAAAGCCACTTCTGATTCTCTGTTCACATAATCACCTCAAAAAACAGAGCCATTTTGAGAATTTTGTCGATGTTTAGCCCATGCTTTTCCACACAGTCTCACCCAAGCGGGGGACGACTGTTCTAACCTTTATGAGAAGCTGCCAACATAGCCCCCAGCCTGGTCTCCACGGCGATAAGACCCTGTCAACCTGCATGCTACCCTCCGAATCTGTTTCCCTCACATTGGAGCCATTGTTGTCTCTCTGTGAGTCTCTTAGTCCACAAAGCCACCCCCACCAAGCGTGTGATCTAATTCTGCCCAAACCTCGGGGGTCTGCTGGACAGGGTGGGAGTGGGTGGGGTTAACTGGGGAGAGAGTGATCAGAGTAGTTTTCTCCTCCACTATACACCAGATCTGGAGCTGAACTTCTACAAACACATTACCATTGTAAAGACTATTGATTGAGCAGGGGGAGGTCTAATTTTCATGTGACG is part of the Kryptolebias marmoratus isolate JLee-2015 linkage group LG4, ASM164957v2, whole genome shotgun sequence genome and harbors:
- the si:dkey-195m11.8 gene encoding fidgetin produces the protein MLSPATPYSLLKMHWSPEHTAPLSQWPEQHLDVTSTTSPQSAHKQDPYSTAARRGYGPTGYPWASDDISALTASSLLKRYAEKYSGLELSYDRPAAGAYAESGTFLKTESEPWALGQGIECYPGLEALTGSKVGSASVGIPAPGSVTVVSSNLSSEPGYSGAGSCNAPSSQEYPPAYNSTYLPSGYCPQPSTALPPAPLHSLQATPTLVSSYSASTPVYNYPPGCYPQSSLSSGYSHPSASYLPSGISAPTPLTPRPTVVGGSYGYNLGGSSDAGVPLKRKAFEMTGDVQEEAEVEGSRYKKYGNGQGNSQSKGNGQANGYDISGSASDPQAYKPAKPLISPPYGGSGDFSPPSGLAGESVSGEHNFPQQQRMSMKIHAPHTRAEDPTGGR